Proteins co-encoded in one Hymenobacter swuensis DY53 genomic window:
- a CDS encoding YMGG-like glycine zipper-containing protein, whose translation MKTIKIYAAMLSALFVLESTVVASDASAQTKKTWSKKAKGAAIGGGAGAVTGAVVGGGKGAVIGTVAGAAAGGVIGRKKDKKKDPVRYDQYSRKD comes from the coding sequence ATGAAAACCATCAAAATATATGCGGCTATGCTTTCGGCCCTGTTTGTTCTGGAAAGCACGGTAGTAGCATCGGACGCTTCTGCTCAGACCAAAAAAACCTGGAGCAAAAAAGCCAAAGGCGCCGCCATTGGCGGCGGTGCCGGGGCAGTAACCGGAGCCGTAGTTGGCGGTGGTAAAGGGGCGGTAATTGGCACTGTAGCCGGGGCCGCTGCCGGCGGAGTCATCGGCCGCAAAAAAGACAAGAAGAAGGATCCCGTGCGCTACGACCAGTATTCGCGCAAGGACTAA